One region of Flavobacterium pisciphilum genomic DNA includes:
- a CDS encoding OmpA family protein: protein MKKLLVIIFVFSIQFINAQDQDIARAKRFFDKTYYSEAIPLYEKIVSEKPSAEAIKNLADSYYYTNDLKKAQQYYRLLIKSYDKDLDRNYYFKYAHTLKATNSYDEASEVLKQYYSKNSQDYLDFENATKELENVSAIGDRYTIKNLAINTKNSEFGAVKYGDSLVFAAVKKRPGLFDKMYKWDNETYLNLVSASINRINAGDSIAYYFAKELKTGMHESNAIFTKDGKTIYFTRNNYKNGRRGKNDDKISNLQIFKAELIKGKWKNVISLPFNSDNYSVEHPALSSDEKTLYFASDMPGTLGSFDIFSVAINEGAYGNPQNLGALINTDKREQFPFVSKDNKLYFSSDGHLGYGSLDVFVSEIKEGSYSKPQNVGLPLNSNLDDFSFNIDSDTKEGYFASNRTGGKGSDDIYQLNETKPLLIEDCKQLITGVITDIDTKLPLENAVVLLQQEESKQLRTIVTAGDGKFNFKVACELTYTISASKENYTNNSRTLVLDKTRGKSNDASMALKSLDVVKQEEKQLAEEKKQKEALELIALKANEAKAKANEIAQVEIKKKEKAEKAAVEQKEKIEKIIAQEKDVVRDKDRLIIKTDPIYFDYDLWYIRKESKIILNRVYELMKKYPDMVVEIGSHTDSRGNDKYNANLSQKRAQSTRQYLIDSGIDKKRIIAKGYGESVPIVKCKTDDACNEEQHELNRRSEFVIKDL from the coding sequence ATGAAAAAATTACTAGTTATTATATTCGTATTTTCAATACAGTTTATAAACGCTCAAGATCAAGATATAGCTAGGGCAAAGCGTTTTTTTGATAAAACATATTACAGTGAAGCTATTCCATTATATGAAAAGATAGTCTCAGAAAAGCCTTCGGCGGAAGCCATTAAAAACTTAGCCGATTCGTATTATTATACTAATGATTTAAAGAAAGCACAACAATATTATAGACTCTTGATTAAGAGTTATGATAAAGATTTAGATAGAAATTATTATTTTAAATATGCGCATACACTTAAAGCAACCAATAGTTATGATGAGGCAAGTGAGGTTTTAAAACAGTATTACTCTAAAAACAGTCAGGATTATTTAGATTTTGAAAATGCTACAAAAGAGCTCGAGAATGTTTCAGCAATTGGAGATAGATATACCATTAAAAATCTAGCGATAAATACTAAAAACTCTGAGTTTGGTGCAGTAAAATATGGAGATAGTTTAGTTTTTGCAGCAGTAAAAAAGAGACCAGGATTATTTGATAAAATGTATAAATGGGATAATGAAACCTATCTTAATTTAGTTTCAGCATCAATAAATAGGATAAATGCAGGAGATTCGATTGCCTATTATTTTGCAAAAGAATTAAAAACAGGAATGCATGAATCAAATGCTATTTTTACAAAAGATGGGAAGACTATCTATTTTACACGAAATAATTACAAAAATGGGCGGAGAGGGAAAAATGACGATAAAATTTCGAACCTTCAAATTTTTAAAGCTGAACTCATAAAGGGAAAATGGAAAAATGTAATATCGCTTCCGTTTAATAGTGATAATTATTCTGTAGAACACCCTGCATTGAGCTCGGATGAGAAAACATTGTATTTTGCTTCGGATATGCCGGGAACACTAGGTTCATTCGATATATTTTCAGTAGCTATAAACGAAGGTGCGTATGGAAATCCTCAGAATTTAGGGGCATTAATAAATACAGATAAAAGGGAGCAATTTCCATTTGTTTCAAAAGACAACAAACTTTATTTTTCATCCGATGGGCATTTAGGATATGGGTCATTAGATGTTTTTGTGTCCGAAATTAAAGAGGGATCATATAGTAAACCTCAAAATGTTGGTTTACCATTGAATTCAAATTTAGATGATTTCTCATTCAACATAGATTCAGATACCAAAGAGGGATATTTTGCATCGAATAGAACAGGAGGCAAAGGAAGTGACGATATCTATCAACTAAATGAAACCAAACCACTACTAATTGAAGATTGTAAGCAGCTTATAACTGGGGTAATTACAGATATTGATACGAAATTGCCGTTAGAAAATGCTGTGGTTTTACTTCAACAGGAAGAAAGCAAGCAATTGCGTACGATTGTAACTGCTGGTGATGGTAAATTTAATTTTAAAGTAGCCTGCGAGTTAACCTATACTATTTCGGCATCTAAAGAAAATTATACTAATAATTCCAGAACATTAGTTCTTGATAAAACCAGAGGTAAAAGTAATGATGCTTCGATGGCGCTTAAATCTCTTGATGTTGTAAAGCAGGAAGAAAAGCAGTTAGCTGAAGAGAAAAAACAAAAAGAAGCATTAGAGTTAATAGCTTTAAAAGCCAATGAAGCCAAAGCTAAAGCAAATGAAATTGCGCAGGTTGAAATTAAGAAAAAAGAAAAAGCTGAGAAGGCTGCTGTAGAGCAAAAGGAAAAAATAGAAAAGATTATTGCGCAAGAAAAAGATGTAGTAAGAGATAAAGACCGATTAATTATCAAGACTGATCCTATTTATTTTGATTACGATTTGTGGTATATAAGAAAGGAATCTAAAATTATTTTGAACAGAGTTTATGAATTGATGAAGAAGTACCCAGATATGGTAGTGGAGATTGGTTCGCATACAGATTCCAGAGGTAATGATAAGTACAATGCTAATTTATCTCAAAAAAGAGCCCAATCGACTAGACAGTACCTGATAGATTCCGGAATAGATAAAAAGAGAATTATTGCCAAAGGATACGGAGAGTCGGTGCCGATTGTAAAATGTAAAACAGATGATGCTTGTAACGAAGAGCAGCACGAATTAAATAGACGTAGTGAATTTGTAATTAAGGATTTATAA
- a CDS encoding aspartyl protease family protein encodes MKRKFTLFFLQIITFTAFAQQGFVIDERTDKVTIPFKLINNLVFIPIKVNGVELNFLLDSGVDDTVLFSLEDKQEIRFFNVEKIKLRGLGIEESIEGLKSTNNTLEVNGLKSANNLLYVILDQEFNLSSHIGIPVNGIIGYRFFKNNLIEINYQNKKITVHRATDKYQKKLEKKFKSIPITIERSKPYVYSSAVIDSLKIPAKLLIDTGNSDAFWVFQNPDIKLPKKNFEDYLGKGFSGDIEGRRARIPEFSIGDFNFSHPIVAFPDSSSIRNVKMVPNRIGSVGGEILRRFTVVFDYTNKKMYLKKNREFSHPFTYNKSGIIIQHNGLQWVQETVHLETVPLGGETFDAKGGRTTNDFRYKFQLKPVFEIANIRKKSAAERSGLKSGDVVISINKNKAYRYSLQEINTLLKSEDDIWISLEVERDSQILKFRFQLTDEL; translated from the coding sequence ATGAAAAGAAAATTTACTTTGTTTTTTTTGCAAATAATCACCTTTACTGCATTTGCGCAGCAGGGATTTGTTATTGATGAGCGTACAGATAAGGTGACTATTCCCTTTAAATTAATTAATAATTTAGTTTTTATACCTATAAAGGTAAATGGCGTGGAACTAAATTTTTTATTAGACTCGGGGGTTGATGATACTGTGCTTTTTAGTTTAGAAGATAAACAGGAGATTCGATTTTTTAATGTCGAGAAAATAAAACTAAGGGGTTTAGGAATTGAAGAATCTATTGAAGGTTTAAAATCTACTAATAATACATTAGAAGTAAACGGTTTAAAATCTGCCAATAATCTTTTGTACGTTATATTGGATCAGGAGTTTAATTTGTCATCGCATATTGGTATTCCTGTAAATGGAATTATTGGTTATCGATTTTTTAAAAATAATCTTATTGAGATTAATTATCAGAATAAAAAAATAACTGTCCATAGAGCTACTGATAAGTATCAAAAAAAATTAGAAAAAAAGTTTAAAAGTATTCCTATTACAATCGAGAGATCAAAACCTTATGTTTATTCAAGCGCTGTTATTGATAGTTTGAAGATTCCTGCTAAGTTACTAATTGATACAGGTAATAGTGATGCATTTTGGGTATTTCAAAATCCAGATATTAAATTGCCAAAGAAAAATTTTGAAGATTACCTAGGAAAAGGATTCAGTGGTGATATCGAAGGGAGGCGAGCTAGGATTCCTGAATTTTCTATTGGTGATTTCAATTTTAGTCATCCTATTGTTGCTTTTCCAGATTCAAGTTCTATTCGAAATGTAAAAATGGTTCCAAATAGGATAGGTTCTGTTGGAGGAGAAATATTAAGACGATTTACTGTGGTTTTTGACTACACAAATAAAAAAATGTACCTCAAGAAAAACAGAGAGTTCTCGCACCCTTTTACTTATAATAAAAGTGGAATTATTATCCAACATAATGGATTACAATGGGTTCAGGAAACAGTACATCTAGAAACAGTTCCTTTGGGAGGAGAAACATTTGATGCTAAAGGAGGGAGGACAACTAATGATTTTAGATATAAATTTCAGTTAAAACCTGTTTTTGAAATAGCTAATATTCGTAAAAAATCTGCAGCTGAACGTTCAGGGTTAAAAAGTGGTGATGTTGTTATTAGTATCAATAAAAATAAGGCTTATAGATACTCATTACAGGAGATAAATACATTACTAAAATCTGAAGATGATATATGGATAAGTTTAGAGGTTGAAAGAGACAGTCAGATTCTAAAATTTAGATTTCAGCTTACTGACGAGTTGTAA
- a CDS encoding gliding motility-associated C-terminal domain-containing protein, whose amino-acid sequence MTKNYFVELRLLLFLLVLFLFPVKNFGQCAGLDTKTSVCDIPNAASQSINLFGLLDGNPMAGGTWTDDDFSQALDSATGILNAQLIRESGFYRFTYTVSGVAGCADNSATITVAIGGYPGVSGPTGAACTDANAYNLFHVFNGAFLSPQSNGKWYNNTKGSPVNGSTIDPKALGVGIYQFTYSFPAIGDCAGPVSSTVFVTVYRAPEAGAPNNLSLCDSDDLSIYSNLDLNSRLSGEDPNGQWTDNENTGEITSKTDRFIDVQKIYNTHGAGIYTFTYTVSNTPHPICKVDFATVRIRIEKRIDLRGATLDVSSDICEPDMLRATYSAKLTSGTQIIPNGQYNVTYKITGPLTASNTELLTINNGSVTFSLPSIFFQKVGQFKIEITDFTAFTNEGVCTTIIDDLSDVLTIYPTPKIDSAKLKIDPICQNKSAVVEITGASSLLDGMYNIIYKLSGANNANAQIASIVVVNGAASFTIPSALTAKDGNTLVAITNITNTIVGCTNTANVSANMVVKPLPNSTDLKVEIKDYCLNEPVPVSISGLGTLKDITISYRVSGSNLAPVQTIVLVVSNGKASFVLPQNLVTNTGSTRVTITNITNNETTCNILPIGLSDDFLVNSIPNAPVASSQIFCKSDGATIANLVPNGASYKWYDSAIATTPLAASFVLVSGNYFVKETALSSGCVSPASRITVTINDLPAPVLIPKGQEFCGINNPTIADLSHNTNASASIVWYDARDNGNQLTNATLLQDRTTYYGFDFSSTTSCFSDSDLEVTVSLTNCSNEQYADFFIPDGFSPNGDGTNDTYAIPDIDFLYPDYTLEIYNRYGNLMFKGNKNKPDWDGKNSDSKIIDGVAPNGVYFYVVHFNKDNRPPLQGRLYLNR is encoded by the coding sequence ATGACCAAAAATTACTTTGTTGAACTAAGGTTACTTTTGTTTTTACTAGTTTTATTTTTATTCCCTGTCAAAAATTTTGGACAATGTGCGGGTTTGGATACCAAAACTAGTGTGTGTGATATTCCTAACGCTGCAAGTCAATCTATTAATTTATTTGGGTTGTTAGATGGAAATCCTATGGCAGGTGGTACTTGGACAGATGATGATTTTTCGCAAGCATTAGATAGCGCTACAGGGATCTTAAATGCTCAATTAATAAGAGAAAGCGGATTTTATAGGTTTACTTATACCGTTTCAGGAGTAGCAGGTTGTGCTGATAATTCAGCAACAATAACTGTTGCAATTGGAGGATATCCAGGGGTTTCAGGACCTACTGGTGCAGCATGTACAGACGCTAATGCATACAATTTATTTCATGTTTTTAATGGTGCTTTTTTAAGTCCACAATCTAATGGTAAATGGTATAATAATACTAAAGGCAGTCCGGTTAATGGTAGTACTATTGATCCTAAAGCATTAGGAGTAGGGATTTATCAGTTTACATATTCCTTTCCAGCTATAGGAGATTGTGCAGGGCCTGTTTCTTCAACAGTATTTGTAACTGTTTATAGAGCTCCTGAGGCGGGTGCTCCTAATAATTTATCGTTATGCGATAGTGATGATTTATCAATTTATTCTAATCTGGATTTAAATAGCCGGCTTTCTGGTGAAGATCCCAACGGACAATGGACAGATAATGAAAACACAGGAGAGATTACAAGTAAAACAGATCGTTTTATAGATGTTCAGAAAATTTATAATACTCATGGAGCGGGAATTTATACTTTTACTTATACAGTTAGTAATACTCCACATCCTATTTGTAAAGTTGATTTTGCAACGGTAAGAATACGAATTGAAAAAAGAATAGATCTTAGAGGAGCAACTTTAGATGTTAGTTCAGATATATGTGAACCAGATATGCTTAGGGCTACTTATTCTGCAAAGCTTACAAGTGGAACGCAAATTATTCCTAACGGACAATACAATGTTACTTATAAAATAACTGGCCCATTAACAGCAAGCAATACTGAATTGTTGACTATTAATAATGGTTCTGTTACTTTTTCATTGCCATCAATATTTTTTCAAAAGGTTGGTCAGTTTAAAATTGAAATTACTGATTTTACTGCTTTTACAAATGAAGGGGTGTGTACTACTATAATTGATGATTTATCAGATGTTTTAACTATTTATCCAACTCCTAAGATTGATTCGGCTAAATTAAAAATTGATCCAATTTGTCAAAATAAAAGTGCTGTGGTAGAAATTACGGGAGCTTCAAGTCTTCTAGATGGTATGTACAATATTATTTATAAATTAAGTGGTGCTAATAATGCAAATGCACAAATAGCCTCGATTGTTGTTGTAAACGGAGCAGCAAGCTTCACAATTCCATCTGCTTTAACAGCTAAAGATGGTAATACGTTGGTTGCAATTACAAATATTACAAATACGATTGTTGGTTGTACTAATACAGCAAATGTATCAGCGAATATGGTGGTTAAGCCTTTGCCTAATTCAACTGATTTAAAGGTAGAAATAAAAGATTATTGTTTAAATGAGCCAGTGCCAGTTTCGATTTCGGGTTTAGGAACTTTAAAAGATATTACAATCTCATATAGAGTTTCTGGAAGTAATTTGGCTCCAGTACAAACAATAGTTTTAGTTGTATCGAATGGAAAAGCTAGTTTTGTACTTCCGCAAAATTTGGTTACTAATACCGGTTCTACTAGAGTTACGATTACAAATATTACGAATAATGAAACAACTTGTAATATTCTGCCCATAGGTTTATCAGATGATTTTTTAGTAAATTCTATTCCAAATGCACCAGTTGCAAGTTCACAAATATTCTGTAAGTCAGATGGGGCTACAATTGCGAATTTAGTACCTAATGGAGCTTCGTATAAATGGTATGATTCAGCGATTGCTACAACTCCATTAGCGGCTTCATTTGTATTGGTGTCAGGGAATTATTTTGTCAAAGAAACTGCGCTTTCCAGTGGGTGTGTATCGCCAGCAAGCAGAATTACAGTTACAATAAATGATTTACCAGCACCAGTATTAATTCCAAAAGGGCAAGAATTTTGCGGAATAAATAATCCTACAATTGCTGATTTATCCCATAATACAAATGCTTCAGCTTCGATAGTTTGGTATGATGCTCGAGATAATGGAAATCAATTAACCAATGCTACTTTACTTCAGGATAGAACTACATATTACGGATTTGATTTCTCAAGCACAACAAGTTGCTTCTCGGATAGTGATCTCGAAGTGACGGTTTCGCTTACAAATTGTTCTAATGAACAATATGCGGACTTCTTTATTCCCGACGGATTTTCTCCAAATGGTGATGGAACAAATGATACCTATGCAATTCCTGATATAGACTTTTTATATCCCGATTATACACTTGAAATTTACAATAGATATGGGAACTTAATGTTTAAAGGCAATAAAAATAAACCAGATTGGGATGGCAAAAATTCTGATTCTAAAATAATCGATGGAGTAGCTCCCAATGGTGTTTATTTTTATGTTGTCCATTTTAATAAAGATAATAGGCCGCCTTTGCAAGGCCGTCTTTATTTAAATCGATAA
- a CDS encoding PorP/SprF family type IX secretion system membrane protein — protein sequence MKKIILIISFLFYIIDASAQQDPEYTHYMYNMSMVNPAYATGTPLMLNLGALYRTQWVGAVGAPKTFNFFGHTSLSNKIEVGASLISDDIGDGAKKENNFYADFAYILELGGNNKLSLGLKAGFTSLQTNFNGFQFQSGDVTTDLAFAENINVTKPNIGLGGYYFTDKFYVGLSVPNLLKSKHIEEKSGINAYGSEDIHTFLTAGYVFQLSDMFKLKPAFMSRFVVGAPASIDITANVLYNERFELGAAYRVNDAVSVLMNVNVTKAIRVGYAYDYTTTNFGQFNSGTHEIMLLFDLDLLGKGYDKSPRFF from the coding sequence ATGAAAAAAATAATACTAATTATAAGTTTTCTTTTCTATATCATTGATGCATCTGCGCAGCAAGACCCAGAATACACACACTATATGTATAATATGAGTATGGTAAATCCGGCATATGCAACAGGAACTCCATTGATGTTAAATTTAGGAGCTTTATATAGAACGCAATGGGTTGGTGCAGTTGGTGCGCCTAAAACATTTAACTTTTTCGGGCATACTTCTTTAAGTAACAAAATAGAAGTAGGAGCCTCATTGATTTCTGATGATATAGGGGATGGTGCTAAAAAAGAGAATAATTTCTATGCCGATTTTGCATATATATTAGAACTAGGAGGGAATAATAAACTTTCGTTAGGATTAAAAGCTGGGTTTACTTCGTTGCAAACAAACTTTAATGGATTCCAATTTCAGAGTGGAGATGTAACTACTGATTTAGCTTTTGCAGAAAATATCAATGTTACCAAACCTAATATAGGTTTAGGGGGGTATTATTTCACTGATAAATTTTATGTTGGATTATCAGTACCAAATTTATTGAAGTCCAAGCATATCGAAGAGAAATCGGGAATAAATGCTTATGGATCCGAAGATATTCATACTTTTTTAACCGCAGGATATGTTTTTCAGCTTAGTGATATGTTTAAGCTAAAACCTGCTTTTATGTCAAGATTTGTTGTTGGAGCCCCAGCTTCTATAGATATTACTGCAAACGTTTTATATAATGAAAGGTTTGAATTGGGGGCTGCTTACAGAGTTAATGACGCGGTTAGCGTTTTAATGAATGTAAATGTTACTAAAGCAATTCGAGTAGGATATGCGTATGATTATACCACAACCAATTTTGGTCAATTCAATTCTGGAACGCATGAAATTATGCTTCTTTTTGATTTGGATTTATTAGGCAAAGGATATGATAAGTCACCAAGATTCTTTTAA